A window from Bacillota bacterium encodes these proteins:
- the spoVE gene encoding stage V sporulation protein E, with protein MGKGGGGLVPKTSRAPDFLLFLTVLMMLSIGLVMILSASEYSSLIHFNDSFHYFKRQLLWALIGLAAMFLAMNQDYRKWRRWALPMLAAAFVLLILVLIPGIGIEAYGARRWIGIGPVTMQPSEFVKLCLVVFTAYGLSRKGELVRHFSRGLLPFLVMLGAACGLILLQPNLGTAIILAGTIFVMLFAAGARLSTLAGLGVLGLAGVGAAIAVAPYRLERLLAFLDPWQDPQGSGLQIIQSLYALGSGGLFGTGLGQGKQKFLYLPAQHTDFIFAVVGEELGFIGAFLIIGLFTVFLWRGLRIAVSAPDAFSSLLATGLTAGIVLQAIINIGVATGSMPITGITLPFISFGGNSLIFTLVGVGILLNISKYATGK; from the coding sequence ATGGGCAAGGGGGGGGGCGGGTTAGTGCCTAAAACCAGCCGGGCTCCTGATTTTCTGCTTTTCCTGACCGTGTTGATGATGTTGAGCATCGGCCTGGTCATGATTTTGAGCGCCAGTGAGTACAGCTCCCTCATTCACTTCAACGACAGTTTCCATTACTTCAAGCGCCAACTGCTGTGGGCTCTGATCGGCCTGGCGGCGATGTTCCTGGCGATGAACCAGGACTACCGGAAATGGCGGCGCTGGGCCCTGCCGATGCTGGCGGCGGCGTTCGTCCTGCTGATCCTGGTGCTCATCCCGGGGATCGGCATAGAGGCTTACGGGGCGCGGCGGTGGATCGGGATCGGCCCGGTCACTATGCAACCGTCAGAGTTCGTCAAGCTCTGCCTCGTGGTCTTCACCGCCTACGGCTTGTCCCGGAAGGGCGAGCTGGTGCGGCATTTCAGCCGCGGTCTTTTGCCGTTTCTGGTTATGCTTGGGGCCGCTTGCGGTCTGATTCTCCTCCAGCCCAACCTGGGCACCGCCATTATTCTGGCGGGCACGATCTTCGTGATGCTCTTCGCGGCCGGAGCCCGGCTCAGCACTTTGGCGGGCCTGGGTGTGCTGGGCCTGGCGGGCGTCGGGGCGGCCATCGCCGTCGCTCCTTACCGGTTGGAGCGCCTGCTCGCCTTCCTGGATCCCTGGCAGGACCCGCAGGGCAGCGGGCTTCAAATCATCCAGTCGCTTTACGCCCTGGGTTCGGGCGGACTTTTCGGCACCGGTCTCGGTCAGGGCAAGCAAAAATTCCTATACCTGCCCGCGCAACACACCGACTTCATCTTCGCGGTGGTGGGCGAGGAATTGGGGTTTATCGGCGCCTTTCTAATCATCGGTCTTTTTACGGTTTTCCTATGGCGGGGTTTGAGGATCGCGGTGTCCGCCCCCGACGCGTTTTCCAGCCTGCTGGCCACCGGGTTGACGGCGGGCATTGTCTTACAGGCCATCATCAACATCGGGGTGGCCACCGGGAGCATGCCGATCACCGGGATTACCCTGCCTTTTATCAGTTTCGGAGGCAACTCCCTGATTTTCACCCTGGTCGGCGTGGGAATTCTGTTGAATATCTCTAAGTACGCCACCGGAAAATGA
- the murG gene encoding undecaprenyldiphospho-muramoylpentapeptide beta-N-acetylglucosaminyltransferase, whose product MRIIIAGGGTGGHIYPALAIAEGIKRRHSGADLLYVGTSRGLESEIVPPTGLPFYAVPAAGLKRSLSPANLAAVLQAGRGLQESLSLVRRFRPHVVVGTGGYVCGPVVLAGVLRGIPTLIHEQNALPGLTNRMLARYASRTAVTFVDAAGYFPARARIILTGLPVRPEILSTSRHEARRHLGLPEKAFVLLSFGGSRGARSLNQAMIPVVQAFRKRPDVWLFHATGTSGYGEFAPLMEAAGSFSRPPGNLVVAPYFHDIAALLGAADLVICRSGASTIAELTVLGLPSILVPYPFATGNHQEYNARALSARGAALLIPDRELTGERLLAAVTALLNEPRKLAEMGRAGKALGKPRALDSILDTIEKLAGKGTR is encoded by the coding sequence TTGCGCATTATCATTGCCGGGGGCGGTACCGGCGGCCACATCTACCCGGCGCTGGCGATTGCGGAAGGAATCAAGCGGCGTCATTCCGGCGCCGACCTGCTGTACGTCGGGACAAGCCGGGGACTGGAGAGTGAGATCGTCCCCCCTACGGGCTTGCCGTTTTACGCCGTTCCGGCGGCGGGACTGAAGCGAAGTTTGAGCCCCGCCAACCTGGCGGCGGTGTTGCAGGCGGGGCGGGGACTCCAAGAGTCATTGTCCCTGGTGCGCCGTTTCCGCCCGCACGTGGTGGTGGGCACCGGCGGTTACGTGTGCGGGCCGGTGGTGCTGGCCGGGGTGCTGCGGGGAATCCCGACCCTGATCCACGAGCAAAACGCGCTGCCCGGCTTGACCAACCGGATGCTGGCGCGCTACGCCAGTCGCACGGCGGTGACTTTTGTCGACGCCGCCGGGTACTTTCCGGCCCGGGCCCGGATCATCCTTACGGGCCTGCCGGTGCGGCCGGAAATCCTGAGCACCAGCCGGCACGAGGCGCGCCGGCACCTGGGCCTTCCGGAGAAAGCCTTCGTGTTGCTGTCCTTCGGGGGCAGCCGGGGCGCCAGGAGTCTCAATCAGGCGATGATCCCGGTGGTACAGGCCTTCCGTAAACGTCCTGATGTGTGGTTGTTTCACGCCACCGGGACGTCCGGATACGGCGAGTTCGCGCCGCTTATGGAGGCGGCCGGTTCTTTTTCCCGGCCGCCCGGCAACCTTGTGGTCGCGCCCTACTTCCACGACATCGCCGCTCTCCTGGGTGCGGCCGACTTGGTGATCTGCCGCTCCGGAGCTTCGACCATCGCCGAACTCACGGTGCTCGGGCTCCCGAGCATTCTGGTGCCCTATCCGTTCGCCACCGGAAACCACCAGGAGTATAACGCCCGGGCCCTTTCCGCGCGGGGTGCGGCCCTGCTTATTCCGGACCGGGAATTGACCGGAGAGCGTCTTTTGGCCGCCGTCACCGCCCTCCTGAACGAACCCCGGAAACTGGCGGAAATGGGTCGGGCGGGCAAAGCCCTGGGTAAGCCGCGCGCCCTGGACAGCATTCTGGATACCATTGAGAAGCTTGCAGGAAAAGGAACGAGATAA
- the murC gene encoding UDP-N-acetylmuramate--L-alanine ligase — MPLAPERVHFVGIGGAGMSGIAMVLLDRGCKVSGSDLKKSEITDKLQMRGARVFYGHSPSHLGDAELVVYSSAVPPDNPELVTARKRGLPVVPRAEMLGRLMRHWKGIAVAGAHGKTTTTSLVAFLLERTGLDPTVIIGGEMNGFGNAKTGSGEFLVAEADESDGSFFLLDPSIVVVTNVEDDHLDYYHTVEAIRKAFREFIFKVPRDGVAVLNYDDPFLRRVAHELPVPVITYGSAPDADCRAARFHLNGAVSGTDVYWRRELLGRLELTIPGRHNLLNALAVVAVGRHVGLEFPEIAQALRNFRGVRRRFELVGESRGVRVVDDYAHHPTEVRATLEAARQTGPKRLIAVFQPHRYTRTRFLHKEFGKAFTAADQVCLTEIYPAGERPIPGVSARLIGDEIPKHQGVRPVLFEEQDQLVAYLAAMVREGDLVITLGAGDIWRTGRALLRILEGR; from the coding sequence GTGCCTCTAGCACCCGAACGCGTACACTTTGTCGGTATCGGCGGCGCTGGGATGAGTGGCATTGCCATGGTCCTTTTGGACCGGGGGTGCAAGGTCAGCGGTTCGGATCTAAAGAAGTCGGAAATCACCGACAAGTTGCAGATGCGCGGGGCCCGGGTGTTTTATGGGCATTCACCGTCTCACCTGGGCGACGCCGAACTGGTGGTGTATTCGTCCGCCGTACCGCCCGACAATCCGGAACTGGTGACGGCGCGCAAACGGGGCTTGCCCGTTGTTCCGAGGGCAGAGATGTTGGGGCGTCTGATGCGCCACTGGAAAGGGATCGCGGTCGCCGGCGCCCACGGCAAGACCACCACCACCTCACTGGTGGCCTTCCTGCTGGAGCGGACGGGATTGGACCCGACGGTGATCATCGGTGGCGAAATGAATGGATTTGGCAACGCCAAAACGGGCAGCGGGGAGTTCCTGGTGGCGGAAGCCGATGAGAGTGACGGTTCGTTCTTCCTCCTTGACCCGTCCATTGTGGTCGTCACCAACGTGGAGGACGATCACCTGGACTACTACCACACGGTGGAGGCCATCCGAAAGGCCTTCCGGGAGTTCATCTTCAAGGTGCCGCGCGACGGGGTGGCGGTCTTAAACTACGATGATCCCTTTCTGCGCCGGGTGGCGCACGAGTTGCCCGTTCCGGTCATCACTTACGGCTCGGCGCCGGACGCCGACTGCCGGGCGGCTCGGTTTCACCTGAACGGCGCGGTCTCGGGCACCGACGTTTACTGGAGACGGGAACTTCTGGGCCGTCTTGAGCTGACCATTCCGGGCCGCCATAACCTCCTGAACGCACTGGCGGTGGTGGCCGTGGGCCGGCACGTAGGATTGGAGTTTCCGGAGATTGCCCAGGCACTCAGGAACTTCCGGGGAGTCCGGCGGCGGTTCGAGCTAGTGGGGGAAAGCCGGGGAGTGCGGGTGGTTGACGACTACGCCCACCACCCTACGGAAGTCAGGGCCACGCTGGAGGCTGCCCGCCAGACCGGGCCGAAGCGTCTGATCGCTGTGTTTCAGCCGCACCGCTATACGCGCACCCGGTTTTTGCACAAGGAGTTCGGCAAGGCCTTCACGGCCGCCGATCAGGTGTGCTTGACCGAGATTTACCCGGCCGGTGAAAGACCGATTCCCGGCGTCAGTGCCCGGTTGATCGGAGACGAGATTCCGAAGCACCAGGGAGTTCGACCCGTGCTGTTCGAAGAGCAGGACCAATTGGTGGCCTACTTGGCGGCGATGGTTCGAGAGGGGGATCTGGTGATCACCCTGGGCGCCGGGGACATTTGGAGGACCGGGCGGGCGCTGCTCCGGATCCTGGAGGGAAGATAA
- the murB gene encoding UDP-N-acetylmuramate dehydrogenase yields MEVYLGLKAGIRGSVRAGEMLGAHTTWRVGGPADFFVEPAAVEDLRFVLRFTAERGLPLTVMGNGSNLLVSDAGLRGVVVRMGTGMDRVGLDGNIILAQGGVRLSRLVRTAQASGLGGLEFMAGIPASLGGAVVMNAGANGLCMGDRVEEVTVVDRSGTVERRAVSQLGFRYRWSNIQAGPEIVTAVALRCFPKDKNEIGREIERFLNRRRETQPLDQPSAGCVFKNPPGDSAGRLIEAAGGKGLRVGGATVSRKHANFVLNTGGATARDILELIRQIRQLVGDRFGIELGLEVKLMGDF; encoded by the coding sequence ATGGAAGTCTACCTGGGCCTGAAAGCGGGAATCAGGGGTTCGGTACGCGCTGGCGAGATGCTGGGGGCCCACACTACCTGGCGCGTCGGCGGTCCGGCCGATTTTTTCGTGGAGCCGGCTGCAGTTGAAGACCTGCGGTTCGTGCTGCGTTTTACCGCCGAGCGGGGACTGCCGCTGACCGTGATGGGTAACGGCTCCAACCTGCTGGTAAGTGACGCGGGCTTGCGGGGGGTCGTGGTCCGGATGGGTACCGGTATGGACCGGGTGGGGCTCGACGGGAACATAATCCTGGCGCAGGGTGGAGTCAGACTTTCGCGTTTGGTCCGGACGGCGCAAGCTTCAGGTCTGGGCGGACTTGAGTTTATGGCTGGGATTCCGGCGTCGTTGGGCGGAGCGGTGGTAATGAACGCGGGCGCCAACGGGTTGTGCATGGGTGACCGGGTGGAAGAGGTCACGGTGGTCGACCGCTCGGGAACGGTTGAGCGGCGGGCGGTGAGCCAACTCGGTTTCCGGTACCGGTGGAGCAACATCCAGGCCGGACCGGAAATCGTGACCGCGGTGGCCTTGCGTTGTTTTCCGAAAGACAAGAACGAAATCGGCCGCGAAATCGAGCGTTTTCTGAACCGGCGCCGGGAAACACAGCCGCTTGACCAGCCGAGTGCGGGTTGCGTGTTCAAGAATCCGCCGGGCGATTCGGCCGGCCGGCTGATTGAGGCCGCAGGCGGGAAAGGCCTGCGGGTGGGGGGCGCCACGGTGTCGCGAAAACACGCGAATTTCGTGCTGAATACGGGCGGGGCCACGGCACGGGATATCCTGGAGTTGATCAGGCAAATACGCCAGTTGGTAGGTGATAGATTCGGGATTGAATTGGGACTAGAGGTGAAACTGATGGGCGATTTCTAA
- the murA gene encoding UDP-N-acetylglucosamine 1-carboxyvinyltransferase translates to MERIIIKGGNRLKGNIAVSGAKNAVLPILGASLLCGGESFIKNVPKLQDVGVMVELLKYLGARINREDHCLRIDNRNVAPREIGEDLMRKMRASNLVLGPLLGRFGSVLISQPGGCDIGSRPMDLHLRGMRALGARIEDRAGFIRAEAAGLAGADIYLDVPSVGATENIMMAATLARGRTTIRNAAREPEIADLQDYLNRMGARISGAGTGVIRIEGVESLNPCRHTVIPDRIEAGTYLMAAAVTGGEVTVENIIPDHLEPVLAKLRETGAELEAAGNAVHIRGPERPKAIDVRTLPYPGFPTDMQPQFVALLSLAEGTSTVTETIFENRFKHVPELRRLGADIRVEGNTAIIKGKRNLSGALVEASDLRAGAALVLAGLGAENTTVVGRAEHIDRGYERLEEKFRNLGAEIIRARA, encoded by the coding sequence ATGGAGCGCATTATCATCAAGGGGGGAAACCGCCTTAAGGGGAACATTGCGGTCAGCGGCGCGAAAAATGCCGTACTCCCGATTCTGGGGGCCAGCCTCTTGTGCGGGGGAGAGTCTTTCATCAAAAACGTACCGAAGCTGCAAGACGTGGGGGTGATGGTTGAGCTTTTGAAGTACCTCGGGGCCCGCATCAACCGGGAGGACCACTGCCTCCGGATTGACAACCGCAACGTGGCGCCCCGGGAAATCGGCGAGGATTTAATGCGTAAAATGCGGGCCTCCAACCTTGTACTCGGCCCGCTCCTCGGGCGGTTTGGCTCCGTTCTCATTTCTCAGCCCGGGGGGTGTGATATCGGTTCGCGGCCGATGGACCTGCACCTGCGGGGGATGCGCGCTCTGGGGGCACGAATCGAGGACCGGGCGGGTTTTATCCGGGCCGAAGCCGCAGGGCTTGCGGGCGCCGACATCTATCTCGACGTTCCCAGCGTCGGCGCTACGGAGAACATCATGATGGCCGCCACCCTGGCCCGCGGCCGTACCACCATCCGGAACGCGGCCCGGGAGCCGGAAATCGCCGATTTGCAGGATTATTTGAACCGGATGGGTGCGAGGATCAGCGGGGCGGGGACCGGCGTAATCCGCATCGAAGGAGTGGAAAGTCTCAATCCCTGCCGGCACACGGTGATCCCCGACCGGATCGAAGCCGGCACCTACTTGATGGCGGCCGCCGTCACCGGAGGTGAGGTGACGGTGGAGAACATCATCCCGGACCACCTGGAACCGGTTCTGGCCAAACTCCGGGAGACCGGGGCTGAATTGGAAGCGGCCGGAAACGCCGTCCACATCCGCGGCCCGGAACGGCCCAAAGCTATAGACGTCAGGACGCTGCCTTACCCGGGCTTCCCCACCGACATGCAGCCCCAGTTCGTGGCCTTGCTGAGTCTGGCTGAGGGAACATCCACAGTGACCGAAACCATTTTCGAGAACCGTTTTAAGCACGTTCCCGAGCTGAGGCGCCTGGGGGCGGACATCCGGGTGGAAGGCAACACGGCGATCATCAAAGGCAAGAGGAACTTGAGCGGAGCGCTCGTGGAGGCCTCCGACCTGCGGGCGGGCGCGGCTCTCGTCCTAGCCGGACTAGGCGCCGAAAACACTACCGTGGTCGGGCGGGCCGAGCATATTGACCGGGGTTACGAGAGATTGGAAGAAAAATTCCGCAATCTGGGAGCAGAGATCATAAGGGCGCGGGCATAG
- a CDS encoding FtsQ-type POTRA domain-containing protein: MPGPRLNWWETILFSIVILVAGFILVGSPLFEIDTITVEGNLWLQAEEIIAASGLVPGTNIFRAQTGEARDRLEALPAVREARLVREFPSAVRIVVAERVPVALLSIQGEFWEVDVEGVPVRKKRKGWDDLPVITGVGIKNPNLPRTLEAVERLPEEVVAGLSEVWFGEDLRLILYTIDGIEIRLGRLERLEQKGVLLAEVLTLVRDDGRKVEYIDLSEPDKTVVKYAGGGGGVEE; this comes from the coding sequence GTGCCCGGACCGAGGCTCAACTGGTGGGAAACCATCCTGTTTTCGATTGTCATCCTTGTGGCGGGGTTTATCCTCGTTGGTTCGCCGTTGTTTGAGATTGACACTATTACCGTGGAGGGCAACCTTTGGCTGCAGGCCGAAGAGATTATCGCCGCCAGCGGGCTGGTTCCCGGAACCAACATCTTCCGGGCGCAAACAGGGGAGGCCCGGGACCGCCTCGAAGCACTCCCCGCTGTTCGGGAGGCCCGGCTGGTCCGGGAGTTCCCTTCGGCGGTCCGCATTGTGGTGGCCGAAAGAGTGCCGGTGGCCCTCTTGAGTATTCAGGGGGAATTCTGGGAGGTGGACGTGGAAGGGGTTCCGGTGCGCAAAAAGAGGAAGGGCTGGGATGATTTGCCTGTAATCACCGGTGTTGGGATCAAAAACCCCAACTTGCCGCGAACCCTGGAAGCCGTAGAGAGACTGCCGGAGGAAGTGGTGGCCGGGCTTTCCGAGGTCTGGTTCGGAGAGGATCTCCGGCTGATCCTTTATACTATTGATGGAATCGAAATCCGCCTGGGCCGGCTTGAGCGTCTGGAACAAAAGGGCGTGCTGTTGGCGGAGGTGCTGACGCTGGTCCGGGATGACGGCCGCAAGGTGGAGTATATCGACCTTTCGGAGCCCGACAAGACCGTGGTGAAGTATGCCGGAGGTGGCGGCGGTGTTGAGGAGTAA
- a CDS encoding DUF881 domain-containing protein codes for MLRSKFHWVLVVVGLVLGLMLSTQFRAQQDRVATTTVQRIEQLAQEVKAARAERDALRVRNSELRNELDQVAGEARHGRLRNELETVRIQSGMSSVTGPGIEVVLSDSSLPSQIGQNPNLYVLHDEDLVRVLNELRAAGAEALAINGERIVATSEVMCIGPAVRVNKTKRLTPPYVITAIGNQDTMIAALEMRDGVMDTLKYWGIQVTVRRVAEAGIPAYTGPTTFNYARPLSQEGGS; via the coding sequence GTGTTGAGGAGTAAGTTTCACTGGGTCCTGGTTGTCGTCGGCCTTGTACTCGGCCTGATGCTGTCCACTCAGTTCAGGGCGCAGCAGGACAGGGTTGCTACCACCACCGTCCAACGAATTGAACAGTTGGCTCAGGAGGTGAAGGCGGCCCGTGCGGAGCGGGACGCGTTGCGCGTCCGGAACAGCGAACTCCGGAACGAGTTGGACCAGGTGGCCGGGGAGGCGCGGCACGGGCGCCTGCGTAACGAACTGGAAACGGTGCGTATCCAGTCCGGCATGTCGTCGGTGACCGGACCGGGAATCGAAGTGGTTTTGAGTGACAGCAGTCTGCCTTCGCAAATCGGGCAGAATCCGAACCTTTATGTTTTGCACGATGAGGATCTGGTGCGGGTGTTGAACGAGTTGCGCGCCGCCGGGGCGGAAGCGCTGGCGATCAACGGGGAACGGATCGTGGCCACCAGTGAGGTGATGTGCATCGGTCCGGCCGTCCGGGTAAACAAGACCAAACGGCTGACCCCTCCATACGTGATTACGGCGATCGGGAATCAGGACACTATGATTGCGGCGCTTGAAATGCGGGACGGTGTAATGGACACCCTGAAGTACTGGGGCATCCAGGTCACGGTGCGCCGGGTGGCGGAGGCCGGCATACCGGCGTATACCGGGCCGACCACCTTCAACTACGCGCGGCCGCTTTCTCAGGAAGGGGGTTCTTAA
- a CDS encoding DUF881 domain-containing protein: MHPRYFSIAVVGLLLGLLVGFQVRLLELPEPPLPPHDRGRILTAELKELALEKESLAAEVREMDDKVETARQGIEQAEFALRAEIEKHMVLAGLTRVAGPGVELILHNVPGIDRPDGFLFAVRDEDLLRVVNELRAAGAEAIAVNDQRLTASSEIRQAGPFINVNLERVSAPYRIQAIGNPDDLVKALEFPGGLAETLRQWGINVVIETRTELVLPAYQGRPRPEYARPLREGV; encoded by the coding sequence GTGCACCCCCGGTACTTTTCCATTGCCGTGGTGGGGCTGCTCCTGGGCCTCTTAGTGGGATTTCAAGTGCGGCTGCTGGAGCTTCCGGAGCCGCCCCTGCCTCCGCACGACCGGGGCCGCATCCTGACCGCCGAACTTAAGGAATTGGCGCTGGAAAAGGAGAGCCTGGCGGCGGAGGTCCGGGAAATGGACGACAAGGTGGAAACGGCCCGGCAGGGCATTGAGCAGGCCGAGTTCGCTTTGCGGGCCGAAATTGAAAAACACATGGTTCTGGCCGGTCTCACCAGGGTGGCTGGGCCCGGTGTGGAGCTTATCCTGCATAACGTGCCGGGCATTGACCGGCCGGACGGGTTTTTGTTCGCCGTGCGTGACGAAGACCTCCTGCGCGTGGTAAATGAACTCCGGGCGGCCGGAGCGGAGGCGATCGCGGTCAATGACCAGCGGCTGACCGCCTCGAGTGAAATCCGGCAGGCCGGGCCGTTCATCAACGTCAACCTGGAACGCGTATCGGCCCCCTACCGGATTCAGGCGATCGGCAACCCCGACGACCTGGTCAAGGCGTTGGAGTTTCCCGGGGGGCTGGCCGAGACCCTGCGGCAGTGGGGCATCAACGTGGTCATTGAAACCAGAACTGAACTGGTGCTGCCGGCGTACCAGGGCCGCCCCCGCCCGGAATACGCCCGGCCGCTGAGGGAAGGAGTGTAG
- a CDS encoding small basic family protein produces MWVSVWLAVIGLVIGFGIGMSIPAFLPPAYAKYLGIAILAALDSVFGGIRAALEEKFDNLVFLSGFAGNALMAALLVFIGDRLGVDIYIAAVVAFGVRLFQNLGIIRRYVVGRKNEAG; encoded by the coding sequence GTGTGGGTTAGCGTCTGGCTGGCAGTGATCGGCTTGGTCATCGGGTTCGGAATCGGGATGAGCATTCCCGCGTTCCTGCCGCCGGCATACGCCAAATACCTGGGAATCGCCATCCTGGCCGCGCTGGACTCGGTGTTCGGCGGAATCAGGGCCGCTTTGGAAGAGAAGTTCGACAACCTCGTGTTCTTGTCCGGTTTCGCCGGTAACGCCTTGATGGCCGCGCTGCTGGTATTTATCGGAGACCGGCTCGGAGTGGACATATACATCGCCGCGGTGGTTGCCTTCGGCGTACGGTTGTTTCAAAACCTGGGCATCATCCGCCGCTACGTCGTTGGCAGAAAAAATGAGGCCGGCTAA
- the ftsZ gene encoding cell division protein FtsZ: MIDLELEASSFANIKVVGVGGGGNNAVNRMISAGLKGVEFIAINTDAQALAVSLCSYKIQIGTKLTKGLGAGGNPEVGQKAAEESRNELVQGLKGADMVFVTAGMGGGTGTGGAPIVAEVARDLGALTVGVVTRPFTFEGRKRYQQADSGIENLRTRVDTLITIPNDKLLQVIEKNTSIIEAFRIADDVLRQGVQGISDLIAVPGLINLDFADVKTIMKETGSALMGIGTAAGDNRAAEAARMAISSPLLETSVDGARGVLLNITGGSSLGLFEVNEAAEIIAQAVDPEANIIFGAVIDEAMNDEVRVTVIATGFELEAARQAAAAAPEDELRPFTSHDDLDIPEFLRRR; this comes from the coding sequence GTGATAGATCTGGAGTTGGAAGCCAGCAGTTTTGCCAATATCAAGGTGGTGGGTGTCGGCGGGGGCGGCAACAACGCCGTGAACCGGATGATCAGCGCAGGGCTGAAAGGCGTGGAGTTCATCGCCATCAACACCGATGCGCAAGCACTGGCGGTATCCCTGTGCAGCTATAAAATCCAAATCGGGACCAAGCTCACCAAAGGCCTCGGCGCGGGGGGCAACCCCGAGGTTGGGCAGAAAGCGGCCGAGGAAAGCCGGAACGAGTTGGTCCAGGGTTTGAAGGGGGCGGACATGGTGTTTGTCACCGCCGGCATGGGCGGGGGCACCGGCACCGGCGGGGCGCCCATTGTGGCCGAGGTGGCCCGGGATTTGGGAGCGCTCACGGTGGGCGTGGTGACCCGCCCGTTCACCTTCGAGGGGCGTAAGCGCTATCAGCAGGCCGACTCGGGGATTGAGAACCTGAGGACCCGAGTGGACACCCTGATCACCATTCCGAACGACAAGCTCCTGCAGGTGATCGAAAAGAACACGTCCATCATCGAGGCTTTCCGTATCGCCGACGACGTTTTGAGACAAGGGGTCCAAGGGATTTCCGACCTGATTGCGGTGCCGGGACTCATCAACCTGGACTTCGCCGACGTAAAGACGATCATGAAGGAGACGGGTTCGGCCTTGATGGGCATTGGCACGGCGGCCGGCGACAACCGGGCGGCGGAAGCGGCCCGGATGGCGATTTCCAGCCCGCTCCTGGAAACCTCGGTGGACGGAGCGCGCGGCGTTCTTTTGAACATCACCGGCGGCAGTTCGCTCGGGCTGTTTGAGGTCAACGAAGCAGCCGAGATCATTGCCCAGGCGGTGGATCCGGAGGCGAACATCATCTTTGGGGCCGTCATTGACGAAGCGATGAATGACGAGGTCCGGGTGACGGTGATCGCCACCGGTTTCGAATTGGAGGCGGCGCGCCAGGCCGCCGCTGCGGCACCCGAAGATGAGCTGCGCCCGTTTACCAGTCATGACGACCTCGATATTCCCGAGTTTCTGCGGAGACGGTAG
- the spoIIGA gene encoding sigma-E processing peptidase SpoIIGA gives MTYTVYLDEFFLGNVLMNFTILWFTARVALVPATFRRLLGAAALGAAYVLLVFLPAPAWLTGIPAKVGVSLLMLATAFYPQPVRKFGACFAIFYLASFGLGGLVFGLTYFFGGGESAGVAGFLDVPRGYFWPAVTAALAVMWLVGRSGGTFLRRRRLKGLFHIPVRIRTHGRSLSVNALLDTGNQLSDPLTNHPVVVVEFNAVRELLPPEVHSTFETGEEPDLVRVLKSLGESRWAGRFRVIPFQSLGRSSGLLLGFRPDEVEIRYGSENIRVRKVVIGVYHRQLCPEATYRALVNPRLLEKAAGF, from the coding sequence GTGACGTACACCGTGTATCTGGACGAGTTCTTCCTGGGCAACGTGCTCATGAACTTCACCATCCTTTGGTTTACCGCCCGGGTGGCCCTGGTTCCCGCTACCTTCCGGCGGCTTCTGGGCGCCGCCGCGCTCGGCGCTGCCTATGTCCTGTTAGTGTTTTTGCCGGCGCCGGCCTGGTTGACGGGAATACCGGCCAAGGTCGGCGTTTCTCTGCTGATGCTGGCCACCGCTTTTTACCCGCAGCCGGTCCGCAAGTTCGGGGCGTGTTTCGCGATTTTCTATCTGGCGTCTTTTGGGCTGGGCGGGTTGGTGTTCGGACTCACCTATTTCTTCGGCGGCGGCGAGTCGGCTGGCGTGGCCGGCTTCCTGGATGTGCCGCGGGGCTACTTCTGGCCGGCCGTGACGGCCGCTCTGGCGGTGATGTGGCTGGTAGGGCGCAGCGGGGGTACATTCTTGAGGCGGCGGCGATTGAAAGGGCTGTTTCACATCCCGGTACGGATCCGTACCCACGGAAGAAGCCTTTCGGTCAACGCCCTGCTCGACACCGGCAACCAACTCTCCGATCCGCTGACCAATCACCCGGTGGTGGTGGTGGAATTCAACGCCGTGCGGGAATTGTTGCCGCCCGAAGTCCACTCGACCTTCGAGACCGGGGAGGAACCGGATCTCGTCCGCGTGCTGAAGAGTCTGGGCGAAAGCCGATGGGCCGGCAGGTTCAGGGTAATCCCCTTTCAGTCCCTGGGGCGCAGCAGCGGGCTATTGCTGGGGTTTCGGCCGGATGAGGTTGAAATCCGGTACGGCTCGGAAAACATCCGGGTGCGCAAGGTAGTGATCGGGGTATACCACCGTCAGCTGTGTCCCGAAGCCACCTACCGGGCGCTCGTCAATCCGCGCCTTTTAGAGAAGGCGGCCGGATTCTGA